A segment of the Dermacentor andersoni chromosome 5, qqDerAnde1_hic_scaffold, whole genome shotgun sequence genome:
CTCTACCACTCATTCAAGAGCCCGCTGCCGTGGACAGACTGCTACGAATGGTGGGGCGTTCCCCTGGAAGGATGCTTCGCACGCCGCAAGATGAACCGCGTGTGTGCCAACATCCGCAAGAGCGTCGTCATCGCGGGCATCAACGACACACAGGTCGAGTCGCCCGTCGTGGTCACCTACGAGGGCAACAGTGTGCTGCTGTCGCAGAGTGAGTACAACAGCCGCTTCGCCGGCTGCATAGACGCCAACGCCTCGTCGGTCGACATGTTCTACAACCGAGTGGTTCTCAACGCGTCGTCTTCCTTCGAGAAGGTCGGCTTCGTGCAACCCAATCTGGTTATCTGTTACGCCATCTGCTGGGTCATCATATTCCTCATCATATTCAAAGGAATAAAGGTCAGTGATGTGGTTTACGTGTCATCCGGCAGGCCTGAAGCGATGCTCTACCCGCGGCAGGCGTGCGCGGCAGGCCGTCGGACTGCAGCATATGCCTTTCACCTAGAAACAAAAAAGCATGAGAAAGTGTATTGTCATCTAGGTTGTTTTGAGCCTTTGTTTAAAGGAATAGGTGGTCATTCGCGCACCTTGCTGCGAGTAAGGCCAACACGCGATAGGAGGTTAGATACGTCAATAGCTCTAAAAAGTTTCATGCAGAAGAGCCAGAATCTTAAAAAAATCTACATTTTGTTGCGCGTTGTCCTTTTAGACCATTGGTCAGGCGTTATCCAGATCGCAAGGATTTTGAGGAAGCTTTTTGTGCACGTATAGATGAAATCATTCTTTTTTGTCGAAATTAAATATTAAATCACCTATTTTCTTATTTTGTGAGTGCTAAATGTGTTAAAGTGATAAATACAGTGTTAGTGTCAAAACGTGTTAGGGTTCGTGATAGCAACACCAAGCTCGCGTACATTGACGCCAGGACATTAAAGTTGGAGCCGGAGCCCAATCTTGTGTCAGACGAGGAACAGAAAGGATGACGCCAACAATTAAAAGCTGGTATGTTCTGGTATCGAAGGCGGTACATGTGTTCCCACTATTGCTATGCGTACAGAtctgcataaacaagatggcttgcacgtgacgtcacgggcACAGCTTGCCACCGCAACGGTTTACCAATATGGTGGCTAAGGTGGCGTCAGCGTAATCCATCTACAAGCGCTGAAATAGTGCCTTGCCGTGGTCCTGTTGAGAACCGACGTTTTCAATACGTGAGGTTCACTGCACGTTTGCCTGTACTAaggctttctctctctcacccatCGTTGCAGGTGGTTGGTAAGGTGGTCCTGGTGACCGCCACGGCCCCGTACGTCATTCTGACCGTCATGCTTATTCGTGGCATCACGTTGCCCGGAGCCAGCATCGGCTTGCGGTACCTCCTCGTGCCCCAGTGGGACACGCTGTTGAGCCCGACTGTGTGGCGTGCGGCCACTGAGCAGACCTTCTACTCGCTAAGCATTGGCACCGGGGGTCTTCTGGTGTACGGCGGCTACCAGCCGTTCCGCAACGACATGTCGTCCAGCGTCGTCTTCATCTGCTTCGTGGATTTTCTGACCAGCGCGTTCGCCTCCCTGGTGGTGTTCTCGGTCCTGGGAAACATGGCGCACACTCTGGACATTCCCATCGCGGACGTGGTCGCCGCGGGGCCAGGCCTCGCTTTCATCACCTACCCCGAGGCCCTGTCCCTGATTCCGTTTCCCAACCTGTGGGCGGTGCTGTTCTTCGCCATGCTCTTCTTTCTGGGCGTCGACTCGCAGATGGGCAACTGCGAGTTCCTCACCAATTCCATCCAGGAGCTATTCCCCTTCTTCGCGAAGAAGCGCAGCGCGACCGCCTTCATGTACTGCTCGTTCTGCTTCCTCATCGGATTGTCCCTCACCACGCAggtggggctttttttttttttttgaggggggggggggggggtattgcaACCACTGCGTGAACGGGACTAAGATTATGGGAATACACGACACGGGCTATGATGTTTTGTTGAGGTTTGTTGCTGACGGGCGAAAGATATAGCCATTGAAAACCAAGCCAAATGATCATTGCACAATGTACACCGTACCAACAAGCCCTGCTAACCACCATATGTGGGGTTATTTATTTCTGGTCATTTGGAAATTCTTGCAGCATGAAACAACGAGTGATGAGACGAGAAGATTACGCACCCGTGTGCAGCCTTTTTGTTTTATCTCACGTTTTTCCGTGCTCCAAGACGTTCAAAACGAATCGAGTGGGCCAGTCTCTCAGAAATGATTGCTTGAACTAATTTATTACATTTCACCCTCCAGTTTTATGCTTCGCTTAGTTACATTGTAATGTGCAAAACTACATAATAAGCTCAACGCTACCATAATTGAAGACGCTTAACAGCAGCTTGCTCAGAAATGAATTTAACTGACTCGCGTGAAAACTCAAATTACGCTATCGGGTTTCCGGATTAAGTTTTTTTGCCTTAACATATCTGCACGGAAATTAGCCTGCAAACAGCGACTGTTGTTAGCCTATCTCCCTGCTGGTCCACTGCGAACGCGCAGGCTGGCCTGTACGTCCTAACGATCCTGGACAACTACTTGGGCGCCCTGATCGTTCTCTTCACCTGCCTGGGCGAAGCCATCATCGTGGCGTGGATATACGGCATGAACCGCTTCTGCTTCGACGTTACTTTCATGACGGGTAGCTGTCCTAGCTACTTCGTGGTCATTGCATTCAAGTACTGTGCGCCCGTGGTCCTGGGAAGTTTTCTGGTCTACAGTCTGTACGATTTCCCGCGAAGCAGCGTTGGCGATTACATCCTACCTCTGTGGGCCGACTTGTTCGGCTGGGCGTTGGCGGTGGTGGGGCTCGCACCGCTCGTCATCATCGCCGTGGTCAAACTGGCGCAGTGTCGATTCAGCTGGCGCCGAGCAGCTTACCCCGAGACCGACTGGGGTCCTAGTGAAACCAAGTACCGGGTCCACTACCGCGAGCGGCTACTTGAGGTCGGCCTCGCCGAGCTCCAATACCACAAGATGTCGGCGACCGCCTCCACTTCACCCAACATGGAACGACGGCCACCGTCTCGGGAAATCGGTAGCGAGAAACGCGTCTACCCGCGGCCCAAAGGGCTGATGTGAATTCTTTGACCCTCAGCGCAGAAAAGTTGAAGCAGCATCTTTAGGCTGGGAATAAATGCGCATGAGCACGACTTAGATATCGCCTACTTATTTATACTGTGATAGCACTATTTATTGATTTTACTTACACGGCCGAGACATGGTGTGGCGTGTTTACGTACAAACACGTATTGATGCACGGAATATCGCGTATCGAGTGATCAGCTTATCAAGAGGCGTGAGGAAAGTGTCTTGCGATACCAAAAATTTATTCTTCGGGTACTAATCTCTTAATCTACCAACCTAAAATATTTTCACTGTACAGTTTACAGCTTTTATGACGCTACAAAAAATGCTTGAGGCACTCGCTGCGGTGAGGGGGCCCTTGATAATAGTCTGTACGCTATCTTGATGGCCCCTCCCACCGTAGAGTTGGTAAATTGAGGAGGCCCCTttttacagcgaggctgtatATGCATATAGGCGAAATGCTCTTGGTCCGACCACAGAATCGCTcctgcgggggtatgagccattgtttatgGGGATATGAGTCATTGCTTTCGTATTACGTCACGGATGGACAAAGTTCTCGTTGGGTAGGCCTAGAAATGCTGACGCATTTAAAGCacatacatttatctacgtaCTATTACAGGGAAGAAACGCAGAGGGGAACGGGGTTAAGACAATATCATGATGACCTAAGAAATACTTTTAAAGCGGAGCTGTATGTGCCTAAGTGACACGCTCGCAGTCCGACCACGGCAACCCTCCGGTGGAAGGTGCAGGGCGCTATTGGCTacgccgatagtgacgtcgtttctcccCCCACTCCCCAGTAAAGGTATGGCGCACCATTGGCTacgccgatagtgacgtcgtttctctctcgcagtaGAGCACGCGCGCAgaagtctctctccgacttcgcaaTATATGACGGC
Coding sequences within it:
- the LOC126531520 gene encoding sodium-dependent proline transporter-like, producing MSAFKEKWSTNLEFICSCIGYSVGLGNLWRFPYVAYKNGGSAFLVPYIIINVLIGRPIYYVELLLGQFSGQGPLGAFRMSPMFQGNAFGMMWGAFVTTIYYQMIITYAVLYLYHSFKSPLPWTDCYEWWGVPLEGCFARRKMNRVCANIRKSVVIAGINDTQVESPVVVTYEGNSVLLSQSEYNSRFAGCIDANASSVDMFYNRVVLNASSSFEKVGFVQPNLVICYAICWVIIFLIIFKGIKVSDVVYVSSGRPEAMLYPRQAWRQRNPSTSAEIVPCRGPVENRRFQYVRFTARLPVLRLSLSHPSLQVVGKVVLVTATAPYVILTVMLIRGITLPGASIGLRYLLVPQWDTLLSPTVWRAATEQTFYSLSIGTGGLLVYGGYQPFRNDMSSSVVFICFVDFLTSAFASLVVFSVLGNMAHTLDIPIADVVAAGPGLAFITYPEALSLIPFPNLWAVLFFAMLFFLGVDSQMGNCEFLTNSIQELFPFFAKKRSATAFMYCSFCFLIGLSLTTQAGLYVLTILDNYLGALIVLFTCLGEAIIVAWIYGMNRFCFDVTFMTGSCPSYFVVIAFKYCAPVVLGSFLVYSLYDFPRSSVGDYILPLWADLFGWALAVVGLAPLVIIAVVKLAQCRFSWRRAAYPETDWGPSETKYRVHYRERLLEVGLAELQYHKMSATASTSPNMERRPPSREIGSEKRVYPRPKGLM